One stretch of Nitrosococcus watsonii C-113 DNA includes these proteins:
- a CDS encoding flagellar protein FlaG gives MIHPPSPDFIPAPFSERPSSAAEIKVHPVSKLQSSATDSPQPKTEERKNREEGSRQLEEAVQSINELMEDVRRELHFSIDEATGQTVIKVMDRENGEMIRQIPSEEVMVLARRIAEEGKEGITDGTLMQALA, from the coding sequence ATGATTCACCCTCCTTCCCCAGATTTCATACCTGCTCCATTTTCGGAGCGGCCTTCCTCTGCGGCCGAAATCAAGGTGCATCCGGTAAGCAAGCTTCAATCGTCGGCCACAGACTCTCCCCAGCCTAAGACAGAAGAGCGGAAAAACCGGGAAGAAGGGTCGCGGCAATTGGAGGAAGCCGTGCAAAGTATTAATGAACTGATGGAAGATGTGAGGCGGGAATTACATTTTAGTATTGACGAAGCCACGGGCCAGACGGTGATCAAGGTGATGGATAGGGAAAACGGGGAAATGATTCGGCAGATCCCTTCGGAAGAAGTCATGGTGCTGGCGCGGCGCATAGCGGAAGAGGGGAAAGAAGGCATTACCGATGGCACGCTCATGCAAGCTTTGGCTTGA
- a CDS encoding flagellin translates to MPQTINTNIASLNAQRNLNSSQNALQTSMERLSSGLRINNAKDDAAGLAITERMTSQIRGLAQAGRNANDAISVTQTAEGGLKESSNILQRMRELAVQSANDTNSDADRANLQKEVSQLQKELNRLADSTTFNGKNLLDGSFTGQKFQIGANANESIGFSINSARATTLGEQLGKGIANAGTGLAVATDTTGGNTVAAQNITVNGSTGSKSVALTGNESAKAIADLVNGQSGATGVTASAQTSVKLDNVADDGTVSFTLQSSGGSAAQISAGVTTTDVTNLADAINAQSAETGVTATLSENRDSITLENAQGEDILISEANNTGASGNAFNVGGVTVEDTGGDDSIVVGGQVSFQSDKSFTVTSDDGTNTVVGAGGVTSALSSVAQIDLSTQDGSNSALSVIDKALGSIATQRADLGALQNRFESTISNLENVSENTSAARSRIQDADFAAETAEMTRNKILQQAGTAMLAQANAQPQGVLSLLR, encoded by the coding sequence ATGCCTCAGACTATCAATACCAATATTGCATCACTCAATGCTCAGCGGAACCTGAATAGTTCCCAAAACGCGCTGCAAACCTCGATGGAGCGGTTGTCCAGCGGTTTGCGGATTAACAATGCCAAGGATGACGCCGCCGGGCTGGCGATTACGGAGCGGATGACCTCCCAGATTCGCGGTCTCGCTCAGGCGGGTCGCAATGCCAATGACGCTATCTCCGTGACCCAAACCGCCGAGGGAGGATTGAAGGAGAGCAGCAATATCCTGCAGCGGATGCGAGAGCTTGCTGTCCAGTCTGCTAACGATACTAACAGCGACGCGGATCGGGCTAATCTACAAAAAGAAGTATCGCAACTGCAGAAGGAACTTAACCGGCTTGCGGATTCTACTACCTTTAACGGCAAAAACCTATTGGATGGTTCCTTTACGGGGCAAAAATTCCAAATTGGCGCCAATGCTAACGAAAGCATCGGTTTTTCCATTAATAGCGCCCGCGCCACAACGCTTGGGGAGCAGTTAGGAAAGGGCATTGCCAATGCGGGCACAGGTCTAGCCGTGGCAACGGATACCACCGGGGGTAATACCGTGGCTGCCCAGAACATCACCGTCAATGGTTCCACGGGTTCTAAGTCAGTAGCTCTTACAGGCAACGAGAGTGCTAAGGCAATAGCTGATCTAGTTAATGGACAATCCGGTGCCACTGGCGTGACGGCCTCCGCCCAGACTTCAGTTAAGTTGGACAACGTGGCGGATGATGGTACGGTTTCTTTTACCCTCCAATCCAGCGGCGGTTCGGCTGCGCAGATTTCCGCGGGGGTTACCACCACGGATGTGACCAATTTGGCTGACGCCATCAATGCTCAAAGCGCCGAGACCGGTGTAACCGCCACGCTCAGCGAAAACCGGGACTCCATTACCTTGGAAAATGCCCAGGGTGAGGATATTCTTATCTCAGAGGCGAATAATACAGGGGCCTCGGGGAATGCCTTTAACGTAGGGGGGGTGACTGTAGAAGATACGGGAGGAGACGACAGTATTGTGGTAGGCGGTCAAGTAAGCTTCCAGTCGGATAAAAGCTTCACCGTGACCAGTGATGATGGCACCAATACGGTGGTAGGCGCAGGCGGTGTGACTTCTGCCTTGTCTTCGGTAGCCCAGATTGATCTTTCCACCCAAGACGGTTCCAACAGTGCTCTGTCCGTTATCGACAAAGCCCTGGGTTCAATTGCTACCCAGCGGGCGGACTTGGGTGCCCTGCAAAATCGTTTTGAGTCTACTATTTCTAATTTAGAGAATGTTTCCGAGAATACTTCTGCTGCCCGTTCTCGTATCCAGGATGCGGATTTTGCCGCCGAGACGGCCGAGATGACGCGCAATAAGATTCTCCAGCAGGCCGGTACCGCCATGCTGGCCCAGGCCAATGCCCAGCCTCAAGGGGTCTTGAGCTTATTGCGGTAA
- the flgL gene encoding flagellar hook-associated protein FlgL, which translates to MRISTSLFQQQSIEGMLRQQTQVSKTQRQIASGERMQTPADDPVAAARLLEVREASGRTAQFQTNADLATARLSQEENALAGVNNVLQGVRELAVQANNGAQNNENRAIIAQEVRQRLNELVGLANSQDASGEYLFAGAKGRTQPFIQAGGGVSYQGDQAQRLISIGPSAQVADSHSGSEVFLAIREGNGVFATEANPVNRGSGVIAPGSANGAFIPGNYTLQFSQATPDDPLTYQVLDSQHTVVANGDFASGEEIAFGGAQASITGVPADGDSFTLRASAHRDMFTIAQHFIEALERPINDTTSQARFHNDMNKTLTDLDQAMGKVLEVRAETGARLNAVDRERQVNEETSLQLAREQSSLNDLDLAEAIGRLNQQLTGLEAAQRTYARLQGLSLFNFL; encoded by the coding sequence ATGCGTATCTCCACTTCTTTATTTCAGCAACAAAGCATCGAGGGGATGCTTCGCCAGCAAACCCAGGTGAGCAAAACCCAGCGGCAAATAGCCAGTGGCGAGCGTATGCAAACGCCGGCCGATGATCCTGTTGCGGCTGCTCGCTTGCTGGAAGTCCGCGAAGCTTCCGGGAGAACCGCCCAGTTTCAAACAAACGCTGACCTGGCGACAGCCCGTTTGTCCCAAGAGGAAAACGCCCTGGCGGGAGTGAATAATGTATTGCAGGGCGTGCGGGAGTTGGCGGTGCAGGCCAATAATGGCGCTCAAAACAATGAGAATCGGGCCATCATTGCCCAGGAGGTCCGGCAGCGCCTTAACGAACTGGTAGGGCTGGCGAATAGCCAGGACGCCAGTGGCGAATATCTTTTTGCCGGCGCTAAGGGTCGCACCCAGCCTTTTATTCAAGCAGGGGGGGGCGTTTCTTATCAAGGGGATCAGGCCCAGCGTCTAATCTCCATTGGTCCCTCAGCGCAGGTCGCGGATAGCCATTCTGGCTCCGAGGTATTTTTAGCCATCCGCGAGGGTAATGGCGTTTTTGCCACCGAGGCTAATCCCGTAAATAGGGGTTCAGGGGTAATTGCGCCCGGTTCGGCCAACGGAGCCTTCATTCCCGGCAACTATACCTTGCAATTTTCCCAGGCGACGCCTGATGATCCCCTTACCTACCAGGTATTGGACTCCCAGCATACCGTTGTGGCTAATGGTGACTTCGCCAGTGGGGAGGAGATTGCTTTTGGCGGCGCTCAGGCAAGCATCACCGGGGTTCCCGCGGATGGAGACAGCTTTACCCTTCGAGCAAGTGCTCACCGGGATATGTTCACTATTGCCCAGCATTTTATTGAAGCTCTGGAGCGGCCAATCAACGATACCACCAGCCAGGCCCGCTTCCATAATGATATGAACAAGACTCTCACTGATCTGGACCAAGCCATGGGCAAGGTTTTGGAAGTCCGGGCAGAGACGGGCGCCCGCCTTAATGCCGTCGATAGGGAACGCCAAGTAAATGAGGAGACCAGCTTGCAATTGGCCAGGGAACAATCCTCGCTTAATGATCTGGATTTGGCTGAAGCCATTGGACGTTTAAATCAGCAGCTAACAGGACTTGAGGCCGCCCAGCGGACTTATGCCCGTTTGCAGGGATTATCTTTGTTTAATTTTCTGTAG
- the flgK gene encoding flagellar hook-associated protein FlgK: MPSSDLLGIGASGLLAAQRALATTSHNIANVNTPGFSRQRAELAARLPEFTGQGFIGTGVDVTTVRRAYDSFLTEQARHATSEYAQSKAFHDLAAQVDNLFADSETGLSTSSQHFFNAAQALANDPSSPAARQMLLTEGETFEARVRSLDGRLSELDEGINTRLQATVAEVNTLSSSIAGLNQQIRDLRGQHNDQPPNDLLDQRDQLIQDLSQKAAVTVLPQDDGSLNVFIGKGQSLVTGDHSHSLTTLANSYEASRLEVGYATKGGVTPISDSIQGGELGALLSFRDEVLEPSRNALGQLAVGVAQSFNEQHRLGMDPQGELGGDFFAPIDSNTAVSLPRADNTGDGVIAVAISDASKLTDSDYRLDRNGAGFTLTRLSDNQAFSLSAFPGGAETVDGLTLNLTSGSINGGDSYLIQPTRTAAQQFGMALTDSARIAAAGPIRTEANLGNGGTGQISAAAVTNTTGLPLPPNGEVTLTYDAAARQFNVSGGPGGTLDFDPATESNGKEFDLPSVGGLNFIISGVPADGDTFMLQNNTGGVGDNRNALSLAGLQTKPIFQDGTMSYQEQYGRLVAEVGARTRQAEANQDTHKTLLDQAVAEKEGVSGVNLEEEAANLIRFQQAFQAAARVISTADTMFQTLLGAVGR; encoded by the coding sequence ATGCCATCAAGCGATCTTTTAGGAATAGGCGCTTCCGGGCTTTTAGCCGCGCAGCGGGCCTTGGCCACGACTAGCCATAATATTGCTAATGTGAATACGCCGGGGTTTTCCCGGCAGCGGGCAGAATTAGCCGCCCGCTTGCCCGAGTTTACCGGGCAGGGATTTATCGGTACCGGGGTGGATGTCACCACCGTGCGCCGCGCCTACGATTCTTTTCTGACCGAGCAGGCGCGGCACGCTACCTCGGAGTATGCTCAATCCAAGGCTTTCCATGATCTGGCAGCCCAGGTGGATAATCTTTTCGCAGACTCCGAAACAGGGCTCTCTACCTCTTCACAGCATTTTTTCAATGCCGCGCAGGCATTGGCAAACGATCCCTCCAGTCCGGCGGCGCGCCAAATGTTGTTAACCGAGGGGGAGACTTTTGAGGCCCGTGTTCGTTCTCTCGATGGTCGCTTGAGTGAACTGGACGAGGGTATCAACACCCGCCTGCAGGCTACTGTTGCGGAAGTGAATACGCTCTCCTCCTCCATTGCCGGGCTCAACCAGCAAATCCGTGATCTTCGCGGACAACATAATGACCAGCCGCCTAATGATTTGCTGGATCAACGGGACCAATTAATTCAAGACCTTTCTCAAAAAGCAGCGGTTACCGTGCTTCCCCAGGACGATGGCAGCCTCAATGTTTTTATTGGCAAGGGGCAATCCCTGGTAACAGGCGACCACAGTCATTCCCTAACCACTTTGGCTAATTCCTATGAAGCCTCCCGCCTGGAAGTGGGTTATGCTACCAAGGGTGGGGTTACCCCTATTTCCGACTCTATTCAGGGCGGTGAATTAGGGGCCCTGTTGAGCTTCCGCGATGAAGTGTTGGAACCCTCCCGCAATGCCTTGGGGCAACTTGCGGTGGGAGTTGCCCAGTCCTTCAACGAGCAGCACCGCCTAGGCATGGACCCTCAGGGAGAACTCGGCGGCGATTTTTTTGCGCCTATCGATTCCAATACAGCGGTTTCTTTGCCGCGCGCTGATAATACCGGCGATGGCGTGATTGCAGTCGCCATCAGCGATGCCAGCAAGCTGACCGATAGCGATTATCGCTTGGACCGGAATGGGGCGGGATTTACCCTGACCCGGCTGTCCGATAACCAAGCTTTTTCCTTAAGCGCCTTTCCCGGCGGCGCGGAAACTGTCGATGGGTTGACCTTGAATTTAACCTCTGGCTCCATTAATGGGGGCGACAGTTATCTGATCCAGCCTACCCGGACGGCGGCGCAACAGTTTGGGATGGCGCTTACCGATTCTGCCCGCATCGCTGCTGCCGGACCTATCCGCACCGAGGCGAATCTTGGCAACGGGGGTACGGGGCAAATTTCAGCTGCCGCGGTAACCAATACTACCGGTCTTCCCTTGCCGCCTAATGGAGAGGTGACCTTGACCTATGACGCTGCGGCGCGGCAGTTTAATGTAAGCGGCGGTCCAGGAGGGACCCTGGATTTTGATCCGGCTACCGAAAGTAATGGTAAGGAATTTGATCTCCCCAGCGTGGGGGGGTTGAATTTTATAATTTCCGGGGTTCCCGCGGATGGGGATACCTTTATGCTCCAGAATAATACGGGGGGCGTTGGGGATAACCGTAACGCCCTCAGTCTTGCTGGATTACAAACCAAGCCTATCTTTCAGGATGGGACTATGTCTTATCAGGAGCAGTATGGCCGCTTGGTAGCGGAGGTGGGAGCTCGTACCCGCCAGGCGGAAGCCAATCAGGATACCCATAAAACCTTACTTGATCAGGCTGTTGCAGAGAAAGAAGGGGTATCGGGAGTGAATCTGGAGGAAGAAGCGGCAAATTTAATCCGCTTCCAGCAGGCTTTCCAAGCCGCCGCCCGGGTGATTTCCACTGCCGATACCATGTTTCAGACTTTGTTAGGCGCGGTAGGTCGATAA
- the flgJ gene encoding flagellar assembly peptidoglycan hydrolase FlgJ, with amino-acid sequence MVQSTALLPFYGYSKNGFAELRQTARQDSRDPDTLRRVGTQFESFLIQTMLKSMREAGQGGGLLDNKQVDFYQGLFDQQIAFEIARHGSLGLADRIAAQLGNGTATEKPPVTTQNLAPPRRQVKQPSPIEFNGPPAFSRFETIEKPSIAEPDALPTFPHFETAEDFVQTLWPEAQRAAQSLGLDPRLLLAQAALETGWGKQIIRTEAHGSSHNLFNIKADSRWEGPVTQVSTLEYRQGVAVREQARFRSYESFGESFNDYVAFLRQQPRYHHALTQTHSAIDFMHSLAEAGYATDPAYADKVLRVFKGATLNQALEKSRMAVAGR; translated from the coding sequence ATGGTTCAGTCTACTGCGCTTTTGCCCTTTTATGGCTATTCCAAGAATGGCTTTGCCGAGCTTCGTCAAACCGCCCGGCAAGACTCCAGGGACCCGGACACTCTGCGCCGGGTGGGGACTCAGTTTGAGTCTTTTTTGATCCAGACCATGCTAAAGAGCATGCGGGAGGCGGGCCAGGGAGGCGGGTTGCTGGATAATAAGCAAGTGGATTTCTATCAGGGACTTTTTGATCAGCAAATTGCTTTTGAAATTGCCCGCCATGGGAGCCTGGGGTTAGCGGATAGAATTGCCGCCCAATTAGGCAATGGGACGGCCACTGAGAAGCCGCCGGTCACTACCCAGAATCTTGCGCCTCCCCGTCGTCAGGTGAAACAACCATCGCCTATTGAGTTCAATGGGCCGCCGGCATTCTCCCGTTTTGAAACGATAGAAAAACCATCCATTGCTGAGCCTGATGCGTTGCCGACGTTTCCCCATTTTGAAACAGCCGAGGATTTTGTCCAAACCCTTTGGCCTGAAGCCCAGCGAGCCGCCCAGTCTCTAGGGCTGGACCCACGATTGCTGCTGGCCCAGGCCGCATTGGAAACAGGTTGGGGCAAGCAAATTATCCGTACCGAGGCCCATGGGAGCAGTCATAATCTATTTAATATCAAAGCAGACAGCCGCTGGGAGGGACCAGTGACCCAGGTCAGCACCCTCGAATACCGGCAAGGGGTAGCGGTACGGGAGCAGGCTCGTTTTCGGTCTTATGAGTCCTTTGGCGAGAGTTTTAACGATTACGTTGCTTTTCTGCGGCAACAGCCCCGCTATCATCATGCGCTTACTCAAACCCATAGCGCGATAGACTTTATGCACTCCCTGGCCGAGGCGGGCTATGCTACTGATCCGGCCTATGCGGACAAAGTGTTGCGGGTTTTCAAGGGAGCGACTCTCAATCAGGCCCTGGAGAAATCAAGAATGGCGGTTGCAGGCCGTTAA
- a CDS encoding flagellar basal body P-ring protein FlgI, with the protein MKIIQTFFIMTLLWLSQGAQAERVKDLAAIAGVRSNQLVGYGLVVGLSGTGDQVTQISYTRQSLRNMLREFGIIMPPGVNLQPKNVAAVSIHAQLPPFAKPGQSIDITVSSLGNAKSLRGGSLLLTPLKGADGQVYAMAQGNLIVGGFGAEGNDGSRVTVNIPSTGRIPNGATVERGVPNPFHNGGPIILNLHASDFTTANRVAAAINSAIGAGTARPLDGTSIQVNAPALPTQRVSFVSLLENLEVAPGEAPAKIVINSRTGTVVIGQHVRVQPAAVSHGRLTVTITSNPAISQPPPLSGGQTAVVPRTDIDIQEEGSRMFLFAPGVSLGEIVRAVNQVGAAPGDLVAILEALKQVGALSAELVVL; encoded by the coding sequence GTGAAAATTATTCAGACCTTCTTCATCATGACCTTGCTATGGTTGAGCCAGGGAGCTCAAGCCGAGCGGGTAAAGGATTTGGCGGCCATCGCTGGCGTTCGTAGCAACCAACTAGTGGGTTATGGCTTGGTGGTAGGGTTGAGCGGTACGGGTGATCAAGTGACCCAGATTTCCTATACGCGCCAGAGTCTTAGGAATATGTTGCGGGAATTTGGGATCATTATGCCGCCAGGGGTTAACCTCCAGCCTAAAAACGTGGCGGCGGTTTCTATCCATGCCCAATTGCCTCCCTTTGCCAAACCGGGTCAGAGTATCGACATTACCGTTTCCTCTTTGGGCAATGCCAAAAGTTTGCGTGGCGGCAGCCTCCTGCTGACTCCCCTCAAGGGTGCCGATGGTCAAGTCTATGCCATGGCCCAAGGTAATCTTATCGTGGGTGGTTTTGGTGCCGAGGGAAACGATGGCTCGCGGGTGACTGTTAATATTCCCAGTACTGGACGGATTCCTAATGGCGCCACGGTGGAACGGGGCGTGCCAAACCCATTTCACAATGGTGGCCCTATCATTCTCAATCTCCATGCCTCGGATTTTACTACGGCTAACCGGGTAGCTGCCGCTATCAATAGTGCGATAGGCGCCGGCACCGCCCGTCCTCTGGATGGAACCTCGATCCAGGTGAATGCGCCTGCCCTGCCGACCCAACGGGTTAGTTTTGTTTCCTTGCTGGAGAATCTGGAGGTGGCGCCTGGCGAAGCCCCGGCGAAGATAGTCATTAATTCCCGCACGGGGACCGTGGTGATCGGCCAGCATGTGCGAGTCCAGCCAGCGGCGGTCTCCCATGGTCGTCTTACCGTGACCATTACTTCTAATCCAGCGATCAGCCAGCCTCCTCCTCTCTCTGGCGGGCAGACGGCGGTGGTTCCCCGCACGGATATCGATATCCAGGAAGAAGGAAGCCGGATGTTTCTGTTTGCCCCTGGCGTATCCCTTGGTGAGATTGTCCGTGCGGTCAATCAGGTTGGGGCCGCACCCGGCGATTTAGTGGCAATTCTGGAAGCACTCAAGCAAGTAGGCGCCTTAAGCGCGGAGTTGGTGGTATTGTAA
- the flgH gene encoding flagellar basal body L-ring protein FlgH translates to MNRKKAMLAMAGMLITGCAAQLPPPDPSFAATRPVVAPPPQPSNGAIYHPGYEISLFTDFRAQRVGDVLTIVLEERTTGEKGSDTAIDRNTSYSLTNPTLLGSGVQFNTPNWVPLASNQNNSLEMAVKSKGAFSGSGDSSQNNRLSGHITVTVAEVLPNGNLVVRGEKVITINHGNEYIKISGIVNRRYINPDNTVSSLNLADARIAYVGDGATQEANRMGWLSRFFFSRFMPF, encoded by the coding sequence ATGAATAGAAAAAAAGCCATGCTTGCCATGGCGGGCATGCTTATTACCGGCTGCGCCGCCCAGTTGCCTCCTCCAGATCCTAGCTTTGCGGCTACCCGCCCTGTGGTTGCGCCACCACCCCAGCCCAGCAACGGGGCTATTTATCACCCTGGTTATGAGATCTCGTTGTTTACGGATTTCCGGGCGCAGCGGGTTGGTGATGTGCTGACCATCGTTTTGGAAGAGCGCACCACTGGGGAGAAAGGAAGCGACACGGCGATTGACAGAAACACCAGCTATTCCTTGACTAACCCCACCTTGCTTGGCTCTGGTGTCCAATTCAATACGCCTAACTGGGTTCCTTTAGCCAGTAATCAGAACAATTCCCTGGAGATGGCGGTCAAGTCTAAGGGAGCATTTTCCGGCAGCGGAGATAGCAGTCAAAATAACCGTTTAAGCGGCCATATTACTGTTACCGTGGCTGAAGTCCTGCCTAATGGCAATTTGGTGGTCCGGGGCGAAAAGGTGATCACCATTAACCATGGCAATGAATATATTAAAATTTCAGGTATCGTTAACCGCCGTTATATTAATCCGGATAACACGGTATCTTCCTTAAATCTCGCCGATGCTCGTATTGCCTATGTGGGGGATGGAGCCACCCAGGAAGCCAATCGCATGGGTTGGTTGAGTCGATTTTTCTTTAGCAGATTTATGCCTTTTTAA
- the flgG gene encoding flagellar basal-body rod protein FlgG encodes MNQALWIAKTGLDAQQTRMATISNNLANVNTTGFKRDRAVFEDLLYQTVRQPGAQSSQNTLLPSGLMLGTGVRTVATEKLFTQGGLTQTGNSLDMAIQGRGFFQVLMPDGSLAYTRDGTFQIDANGQLVTSSGYPVQPGITIPQSALSVTVGSDGIVSVLMPGDGTPVQAGNLQLADFINPAGLQPTGNNLFKETAASGVAQTGIPGLNGIGTLVQGALEGANVNVVEELVNMIETQRAYEMNSKAISSTDEMLRFATQTL; translated from the coding sequence ATGAATCAAGCTTTATGGATTGCCAAGACGGGCCTGGATGCGCAGCAGACGCGGATGGCCACTATTTCCAATAACCTTGCTAATGTCAATACCACTGGTTTTAAGCGGGATCGGGCGGTATTTGAGGATCTTCTTTATCAGACGGTGCGCCAGCCAGGCGCCCAATCCTCCCAGAATACACTGCTGCCTTCCGGGCTAATGTTGGGTACGGGCGTGCGCACCGTGGCGACCGAGAAACTTTTTACCCAAGGGGGTTTGACCCAGACCGGGAACTCGCTTGATATGGCCATTCAAGGGCGGGGTTTTTTTCAGGTTCTAATGCCTGATGGCAGTTTGGCGTACACTCGGGATGGCACTTTTCAGATAGATGCCAATGGTCAGTTAGTCACTTCCAGTGGTTATCCTGTGCAGCCGGGGATTACGATTCCCCAGAGCGCGCTTTCCGTCACCGTGGGTTCTGACGGCATCGTATCGGTACTGATGCCGGGAGATGGCACACCTGTTCAGGCGGGCAATCTCCAATTGGCTGATTTTATTAACCCAGCGGGATTACAACCTACGGGCAATAACTTGTTCAAGGAGACCGCCGCCAGTGGCGTTGCGCAAACTGGGATACCGGGTCTCAATGGCATTGGTACTTTGGTTCAAGGTGCCTTGGAAGGAGCGAATGTCAATGTGGTGGAAGAACTGGTCAATATGATTGAGACCCAACGGGCCTATGAAATGAACTCCAAAGCCATTTCCAGCACCGATGAGATGCTCCGGTTTGCAACCCAAACCCTTTAA
- the flgF gene encoding flagellar basal-body rod protein FlgF, with amino-acid sequence MDRMLYVAMTGAQQTMQATAANNHNLANLNTTGFRADLSQFRSIPVFGEGHPTRVYAMAERPGVDFTPGPLQSTGRELDVAVQGEGGWLAVRSPSGGEAYTRAGNLKITSNGILTTGAGHPVLGEGGTIAIPPAQKIEIGADGTLSIRPLGQAANTLVVLDRIKLVNPPLDQLQKDEEGLMTMANGGQAPADASVSLVSGKLEASNASGVDALVEMIALARQYEMQTKMMQTAKELDTASAQMLRMG; translated from the coding sequence ATGGATCGAATGCTTTATGTTGCAATGACGGGGGCCCAGCAGACCATGCAGGCTACCGCCGCCAACAATCATAATTTGGCTAATCTCAATACCACGGGATTTCGGGCCGATTTATCCCAGTTTCGAAGCATACCAGTATTTGGCGAGGGCCACCCTACCCGGGTGTATGCCATGGCTGAGCGGCCAGGTGTGGATTTTACGCCGGGGCCGCTTCAAAGCACTGGACGTGAGCTGGATGTGGCCGTGCAGGGAGAGGGGGGATGGCTTGCGGTGCGATCTCCCTCGGGGGGAGAAGCTTACACTCGAGCCGGTAATCTTAAAATTACCAGCAACGGAATCTTGACTACCGGGGCAGGCCATCCGGTTCTGGGGGAAGGAGGGACCATAGCGATTCCCCCAGCGCAAAAAATAGAAATTGGCGCTGATGGTACCCTCTCTATTCGCCCCCTGGGCCAGGCCGCCAACACCTTGGTAGTGCTTGATCGCATTAAACTGGTCAATCCACCCTTAGACCAGTTGCAAAAAGACGAGGAGGGTTTAATGACGATGGCAAATGGTGGGCAGGCTCCGGCGGATGCCTCGGTTTCCTTGGTTTCGGGGAAATTGGAAGCTAGCAATGCTAGCGGGGTGGATGCCTTGGTGGAGATGATTGCCCTGGCCCGCCAGTATGAGATGCAAACCAAAATGATGCAAACAGCCAAGGAATTGGATACCGCCTCGGCGCAAATGCTGCGGATGGGCTAA
- the flgE gene encoding flagellar hook protein FlgE translates to MAFNTSLSGLNAASSDLDVTAHNIANASTTGFKRSRSEFADIFAVSSFGRSQTAVGSGVLLNKTAQQFEQGNLDFTQNSLDLAISGQGLFALSPSLNDKDLVYSRAGAFSVDKEGYVVNSSGQYLRTFPTNENGTATAASLNNSQPLRLPTSAGTPQATSRISIGANLPSDTAALDPVNLDLLDTSTYTASTSETVYDSLGNSHISTLYFLKDTNGTNQWAVYHSLDGTLANINGGTAGAGGVQYGTLNFDATGALTGSTPDPLATDSIALNNGANDIALTLDFAANNTTQVASPFNVAALNQDGFTSGRLTGLDISKTGVIQANYSNGQNSTLGKVALAQFPNEQGLRQLGNNAWGETVSSGSALAGEAGVGSFGTIQTGALESSNVDLTAELVHLITAQRNFQANAKAIETASTITDTIINIR, encoded by the coding sequence ATGGCGTTTAATACTTCTTTGAGCGGGCTGAATGCTGCCTCGTCTGATTTGGATGTGACCGCTCACAATATTGCTAATGCGAGTACTACAGGATTTAAGCGGTCCCGGAGCGAGTTCGCGGATATTTTTGCCGTTTCGTCTTTTGGCCGCTCCCAGACAGCGGTGGGCAGCGGGGTTTTGCTTAATAAAACAGCCCAGCAATTCGAACAGGGCAACTTGGATTTTACGCAAAATTCCCTGGATTTGGCCATCAGCGGTCAGGGGCTTTTTGCCTTATCACCGAGTCTTAATGATAAGGATTTGGTCTATTCCCGGGCTGGCGCTTTTAGCGTTGATAAGGAAGGTTATGTAGTGAATAGTTCAGGCCAGTACTTGCGGACTTTTCCCACGAATGAAAATGGCACCGCCACTGCGGCCAGCTTGAATAACTCTCAGCCCTTGCGGCTTCCCACCTCGGCAGGTACCCCCCAGGCTACTTCCCGGATTAGTATCGGGGCTAATTTACCTTCGGATACCGCCGCTCTTGATCCAGTCAATTTAGATTTATTGGATACCAGCACCTATACCGCTTCTACTTCGGAAACGGTTTATGATTCCCTAGGTAACAGTCACATATCGACTTTATATTTTCTCAAGGATACCAATGGCACCAATCAATGGGCTGTTTACCATTCCCTGGATGGTACCCTTGCTAATATCAATGGAGGAACCGCTGGCGCCGGTGGGGTTCAGTATGGAACCCTTAATTTTGATGCCACGGGTGCTCTTACCGGGTCAACGCCAGATCCCCTAGCAACCGATTCTATTGCCCTCAATAATGGCGCTAACGATATCGCTCTGACGCTGGATTTTGCCGCTAACAACACGACTCAGGTCGCTTCGCCATTTAATGTGGCGGCATTGAACCAGGACGGTTTTACCTCGGGCCGCCTTACCGGCTTGGATATCAGCAAGACAGGCGTTATTCAGGCTAATTACAGTAATGGGCAAAATTCCACGTTGGGCAAAGTTGCCTTGGCCCAGTTCCCCAATGAGCAAGGCCTGCGTCAACTGGGAAACAATGCCTGGGGAGAAACAGTAAGTTCAGGAAGCGCCTTGGCGGGAGAGGCGGGAGTCGGCAGCTTTGGCACGATCCAAACAGGTGCCTTGGAAAGCTCCAACGTAGATCTCACCGCGGAGCTGGTGCATTTGATTACCGCGCAGCGTAATTTTCAGGCCAATGCCAAGGCTATTGAAACAGCCAGCACCATTACCGACACGATTATCAATATTCGTTAA